In Thunnus albacares chromosome 1, fThuAlb1.1, whole genome shotgun sequence, the DNA window AGTTTAGTTGGGGAGAATGGGAGAAGGTTTGGCTACCCTACTTTGCAATGTAGGTTATGTTGAGTGGACAGCAACATCAAATCTGGATGATTTCACCTTTAAGAAATTAGGAAAGGTAAAAACAAGTCTGCGTTTCATGCCTGCAGGCTTTTTTCAACCATCACACCAAAATAGTGTCAATCAGAATTTGGAATCTTACTTTTTGATCCATGTTATTCTTTCCTTCAGAGAAACTGTCAAACGTTTGATTTGCAGCCACTGTATTATTGTCCTTTTATAAACTACCTCtaatgaaaacaatttgttATGAAATGGTTCTTCGTTTCAGTTTGGAATAAATTGTCCTCATGTTCACATAGCAAGCCATTTTGTACCTCCTCAGGCACACTAAGACCCAAATAAAGACAGCTGTGGAGGATTTATGATGTCCGCTGCATGAACTGCATTTAGTGCAGTGATCACATCCATTGTCCATGGATCTAACAAAGTGGAATAAAgtaaaagtgagagagaaaacagggaGAGAAGAGATGATAGGACAACCGGTGCACTTGAAAGCCTTCCATTCTGTGGGTTTAAGGAAGCTCTTCCAGTAAGTTTTCTGAGGATTAAAAAAGAACTTGCTGGCAAAAATTGCAAAGGAGGGAAGAAGGGCTCAATGATGAAAGTGTCTTAAGGATACTTAACATCGCTACTGCAAGCATGCAAGAAGAATAGCCTACATGGGCTTTTTATCCACTTCTTTTAACCTTTCGTTAACAAGGGAGGAGTTTGCTGAGGACACTCTTGCTTCAGATTATATTACATGTGTTCAGCGCCTTGCACATGAGCACTCCATTAGTGGCTTTTTGGCTTCGGCGGGAGGAGAAGAAGTTACTTTCACCACAAAGGCTTTCTTATCCTACCCATCCTAAAATCACCATTGTTCCCAGCAGAGTGTTTGAGGGGGGACAGACCCAGTTATATGTAATACAGTAGCCAAGCTAAGCTGGGTGTGATTGCTCCCAGTGTGTGGCAGCTTTCCTGAACTGCCTGTGCTtgcgcgtgcgtgtgtttgtCATGCACGTGTGTGTAGCTGCAGGAATAGGTTTGGCATGGAGGGTGCGAGCCTCGGCTGCCCTCTTCTTGCCCCGCAGATCTGATGTGCAGCCAATCCCCTGGCGGCAGCGTCTCTCATAAAGAACCGGCTTATgtctgtggtggtggtggtggtggtggtggtggtgggggtggggggaggggggggtcagagggggaggagggtgaTAGCAGATTACTGTTACTCCTCCCGGCATTTCATTAGCTCCGAGATAAGCATCTCTCCACCATATTGAGCCTGCTACGGAACAGATTTGCCCTCGCACACAATGTTCCCTTTGAGCACCTCAGATGATCAAACAGCGGGACCCCAAATGCTGCTCCTCTCCAAAAAGTTGGTAAAAGCTCCCTGGGATGATGCCTTTCATTTCTGGCATTTTCCCCTACCCAGGGATGAGACAGGTCTGCTTTGATCTACTTTGGATCAGGAGGAAAGAAATTGTGCTGTTGTGTCTGCTCCGTTGGCGAGCAAACAAACAGTGTTTCAGATTTGACTTGGCTTAATTAATTAGTGATTCTGTTTTACAGCCGGTCTGATCCTCTTCCAAAAGGTTTGAGAATGGAACTTCAAAGTGTGgcgggaggagagaggagcaggggcgggtggagagagagagaggggtgtggTCTGTGTGGGtttatgggtgtgtgtgaggCCTGCAGGACTGTGATTGGATGAGGGGGGCTGATGCTCATGCAAAATGCTAAATGACCAGAGGCGAAACATACAGAGGCTGTGACTGGGTAAAAGCTACAACAAgctacaaaaacacatcaacatctTTGCATAGAGGTGGATTCTGGGTAACTGTAACTCATAGAGGCTTGCAAAGGAGCCGACATGTATGCCACCCAAATCTCAGTTACATGTTGTGTGTAGCTGCGGTCTCATGTGTCAAACAAATGCTGGTTTTCAAAGCAGAGAAGGATATCCGGTAGCATTACAGCTGGGCTAACATCCAACACTGAAACTAAAACATCGAACCAGACAGTGACAGTCGTGTTATTTTTGTCCAACAGTGTGGACCACCTTTCAATATACTGCAGTATAAAAATAGACCACCGCAAACTGTGGCCTCAAACATTAACATAGTGTTGAAATGACACCCATCTGACAGTTTCAACACAAAAATTAACATTACAAGCTACACTAAATCATTAAATGCATTATTGTAATGGGTTGTGGTAGATAgtaaagtatttgtttttttttgtcaacactTAATGACCTGTTGTCTCAGTTCATAGAGTGAATTGTGTTTACTGCTTACCAAAGCAGGGTCATTGATTCAGTTTGAAACCCAGTATTGATGCATTCATATCAGTGGCACATATAGCTCTTTCCTGGCTCAGTGCCTCTGTGTTAAACAAGTATTCAGTTCTGACAGCTTACCTCACGAGGACATTCTCAGTTTGCATCCCGTCTGGGAAAATCTCTGTGTTAGAGTTTGGTAGAGTAAAAAATACATGACTTCTACAGTTTATCAGGAAATTCTATCTGATTTGACGCAGGTGGGTTTGACCGTGTGCGAGTGCCACATTAACTGGCAAAGTGCATATGACAGATTAATGCTCCCTCTGGACCGTCTGCCTTTTCTGTACGTGTGGATGGTAATGTACGGTGAATGTCATTCCATAAAATGATGAGCTCTGCTGCACTGAGCCTGGGACTCCAGGCCTTTTGATGTTCAGGTGCTGTTCTCGTTCCACCATTTATATTCGAATGCCACCTAATATTCTATCATGTTTTAGGCATGTTATGGCATTCAGTTTCATGTTTGACATCCCTTCTCAGTGTGAACCAACTGGGATATCTATATTGTAGCTCAGAGCTTAAAAACTATTACCATATGAGTGAATGACTGAGGAGCTTTTGCCATTTGAGACTTAGTGCTGTCAcacttccaacatttttttgctCTCAATTGACATTTTGGATTGTAGTTTCAGCCTTGGTATCACTATATTGACTTTCAAACACTGCTGTTGAATGATGAAACAATGAACTTCTTACCTGACACGAAACTCTGCAAAATAAGAAATTCTTTTAAAAGTTAGAATATAGTACAATTTATCTAATCTGTGTGCATTTTCAGTACTCATAGAAGAAAGAGCCTGAAAATCTTGGATTTTGTTGAATCTTGTTGTGACTGGAAACTCCAAATTCTCACACATCAGTTTGCTCCCAGTTGCTTCTCTGTAATAtttttgacatgaaattttcCAAAGACTGTGAGAACCAAACTGTGCTTTGCTTTTCTGCTAAGCAGTCACAAATACTATAAACAGAGCCTACAAGTTGCGTTTGAGTAGCCCAACCAAATTTAAAATACAAGTTCTGTTGGCATTACTGTGTATGATTTACATATGTGAAGCACAACAAAGCTCTGCGCTGCCTTCAAGAATATGGCATtaataaatatgataatattaaaaatacaatttcagAACACAGGCAGTGAGACAAAAACTGTGAAGAGTTTGGCTGTGTAGGGCTATTTCCAACCAGGAGCACTTGAATGTGTGACCCATCTTAATTGCGGCTGCCAAACTCGGAAGTAGGAGCTTACAAGGAACACTCGAAGGCGACAACATATCCTCAGGTTATGACTGCACCCAACGTTTCCATCCTCAGGCTCTCTCttttatctttgtgtgtgtgtgtgtgtgtgtgtgtcactgcagtGGCTTTACCCCCGGAgaagacagacagctgctgtgtgGAGGAGAAGATGCAGGAGAGGGACAGCCAATCTCCCGCAGGGCCACAGAAACAGCTCCAGTTTGAAGTGAGTGTCAACACTGAACCGGACGTTTATTACTTCCCTTCTGGATGAAACTAGGGCAAtggcaggacacacacacacacacaaatatggaCACACGTGTACACACTGTATGATGCTGATAGCTCATTGCTGTGCTGTTTCAGGAGTTGGAGTGTGCTGTGTCTGTGGAGGAGGATAACAGGCAGGAATGGACCTTCACCCTCTATGACTTTGACAACAATGGAAAAGTCACCAGGGAGGTAATAATCTTCTGCCCTGAGAGGGTTTAAATATTGAGATATaacgaatgaatgaatatgtaaataaatacagaacaataaatatttcatagCATCTGCCATCACCACACAGATATAGTCGAAATTATTTCACTTCAAGCATCATATTTTCAATTTCTTGTactttttaattgcattttaaatcttttgaACTATCATAAAAGAGTGTTGTTCGGCAGCTCACTACTAGAAAAACCGGGAATGAATCAATGACTTCCCTGTTAACTTAAAAATTTTCCCGACTCTGGTATCACCACACCCAAAAAGAAAGTGAGGATAGAAGTTATAAGCCCAATCGAACCGAACCCAGCAAAGcttgtgtgtttctgctccTCCGAGGTACCTTGTGGCTTGCGTCTGCCTGGTACAGATCTGAGAGAACATCCAGAAAGGCCCGTGTTTTTTGAGAACAACTTGAAACAGCGCAAAGAGACTGGAGCTGTCCTCTGTGTGGTTGGCTGCGCAGTTTTTTTGGCATTGCCTGTGGCTCCACGGCTCATGAGACGGCAGGCGGGCGGCTtggagagggaaagaagagCTTTCTTctccaactctttttttttttcatcctgtcacacaaataaaaaaagagagggaaaccaaaaatgacacaggaagcttttattctatttcattttctttctttcttttttctttttcttttttttcttttttttttttttttttttttacagtgcgTCTATCTGAAACCAGTATGTGGAGCCGGTCTCTGAAGAATAGTCATAATAGTCCTTTTTATTATGAGTCAGAGTAGTATAGTTAGTGAAAATCATACTATTGGAGTCTTTGTGTGGGCTAAATTCTCAGCAGTTTTGTGAAAGTGGCTCTGACGGTGAAGCTGTGTTACCTCTgagataaaacaataataagATTTGAGATACTACTGTATATGAGTCAGTTCATTTCATGTCCATACCAggtgaattttttaaaataatttttatagACGATTAGAATTTGATTTGCAATGAAAATATCCAGCACAGTTGCTAACACTCAATAGGGAGTAATTAGCTCAGTATGGTGCACAAAAACACCCATCAGTGCAAGTCACAGCCATATGAGCCCACGTTATTTCATGTGCAAATCAATCAGTCCAAATATGGTCAATTACCTCTTTCTTAAGTAAACATTGCATCCCTTTTAATTTGAAAGTTGTTCCTTGtttactttttgtcatttttctttgtttctctctcatccctccttttcctctgcctTTACTGACCTTGAGTTAGAGATCTTTATAACATGGATGAActtctacagtatgtgtgtactCCCACATATATGGACATGGGGTGCTTTGCATTTGAATGTCATttcagagaaatagagagagagttAAATAGCAAAAGTGTAAAGCTCACAGAGCTGTAACTCCAATCATATCAGGCCTGACATCTCAGTcagcctcctctgctgctgccaaGGCGTTCCTTTTCATGAATTCATAACTTGTCTTTACACACTGTCTGATTGCTGCACTTGAAATGTCGAACTCAAACAACTGACATCAGTTTGGGTTTCTGTTCACCAATGTCTGAGTCACTTCTTTAAATTCATTGCTAGCATGAGACTTATAATACAGACTTTTAATGCACAAAGCTACAGAATATTGAATTCAAACTGTATAGTGACAAGACTAGTTCttttttcttggtttttatTTGGGTATGTGCACTGAAAATCTGTCTCTGCACCACTCACTGAGAATctatataatctttttttttttttatgcacttGGTTATCCTTCTAGATATAATTGGAAGCTGTGTTTCAAAAAGCCCAGATTAAACatacctccacctcctctctcgTGCAGGATATCACCAGCCTGCTCCATACCATCTATGAGGTCGTTGATGCCTCCGTCAACCATTctcccagcagcagcaagacATTGCGGGTCAAGCTGTCGGTGGCTCCTGACTCCAGCCAGCGGTGGAGGAGTTGTACACAGGGTGCTGCAGGTAAAGCTTGCATTAACACAGTGGGTGGGgcggaggagaagagagggcCTTTTGGGGTCCCCCTTGTGTTGCCTGTTGTCAGCTCACCCAGAGATGTGTTTGTTGTCATGCAGAAAGGCGGCTGCTTCAGGCCTGTCAGAGCTTTGTTCCTTGCAGTCTCGGCGTCGCTCCATCTCTCCTACTCAATGGGGTTCATTTTTAATGATGGGGGGAGTGACAGAGCCAAGagaggcccccccccccccccacccctcagtGCCTTCAAATACTCTGAAAGAAACCTTAAGAGATGTGCCGAGTCCTTTTGATAACCACagccatttttcttttctccaaagttccctttttttcccctcttctaCCCCTGTTTTCCTCCCCCGTTCTCAGAGCTGCCGGGAAAATATAGCTGCGTTCAACTTAACTTTTCTCACTGACGACTTGGTAAACAAGTAGTCAGggaaaaatatctcaaaaagtATATATTCCTGCGTATTTGCGTCCTATTGTTTCAGCTATAAATATCCATCAAGAGATTCAAACAGAGCAAGCTTTGAAAATATCGCGGGTTGCCTTCATGCTAATTTCAAACTGCATCAGATCTTGGGTCTTTAATAAACTATTTCTGAAGtctgcatgttttttatttcattccaTGCCTTATAAGAGGCAGGGAGttgaaaatagaataaatgaagcattgttgttttttcttttctatagATCTTCAAAgtaaaaccccaaaacaaaggTTGCTTTCTTCTGAGGCTTGTGTGACTgttgtcgtgtgtgtgtgtgtgtgtgtgtgtgtgtgtgtgtgtttgtgtggctgctCTGTGTAGCTCTCTTTGATAATAGCCTCCTGTCTTTCTCACATACACAGACACGTCCCACCccagagagaaaaatgacaaGTGCATAGAAGACCCCAAGAGTGCAGATAAGAAGACTCGAGCACTCCTAAGGTAAACCCACCTCCCCTGTTCACTTCAGTTTCTATTGTTTAAGCTTgtgaagaggaaaaatatgGAGCTCATtataatatcatatattttttattacatcACTCATAATaacatcctttttttaaaacagaaaactatAAACTTTCTCATTCAAAGTGGCTAAAGGGAGAGGTCGTTTAAGGAAGGATTCACACGTTGAATATGCAACAGTCCTTAGGTAGTTGTGCCCATATTTACAGTTAACAGTGGAGGGGAGACTGTGCTGTTCAAACACTCCCAGTTGAGATTTTAAACCTGTGATTTTCCAGTCACAATCTCACTTCTCTAACAATTACTCTGCTACTGCTTGATCATAAGGAACACTTGTTTAACTTTCTCCAAACACTACCATACTGAACCTTACTGGCCCAAACTGCTACCTAATGAGAGGTGCCGCTTGTGTCCACAGGCGCCACCACAGTGACCACCACACCCAGCCGGGCTGCCAGCGCCACTGTGTGGATGAGAACCTGGAACGCAGGAACCACTACTTGGACCTGGCAGGAATTGAAAACTACACTTCCCGCTTCGGAGCCGGTGAGTGGACCGGGGCCAGGGGTGtagaggggagaggggagggagaaacACAGTCCGTGGCCCTTTGAAGCTTCATCCAGGGGCCCTCATTACTGCGGCACCTGCTTGGAGCCATTAGGTGGAACTACCAACTCACTACTCCTCGCCAGTATAAACATCTGGGCTCAGGCAAGCACAATACATCAAGTGTTCAAGGCCAAAGCCCATCAGCAGTATGGGCTGTTGTGAAGTGAAATATTAGGTTTAATAAGCAGCAGCCTTGATCTGATGGTCAGTGATGACATGTGATTATTTTAATGTTGGTCCTGTTAGGGAAGTGCTAACAGAGATCTGCTCTATGTCACATTGTGTCAGGGTTATCCGCATGAAGAAAGAACCTGAAATGAAGCTGCCAGCGTCTTATCATTGAGATTTCCAGCTGTTCGTTATTAGTGAGCCGTTGGCACAGTAATTTGCACATTATGGGTTATTTTCCCTACACCCACATAATGAATTTTGACACTGGACACCAGTCCTAGGACAGCATTGTTGTTTGGTCTGCAGCTTTGAAGTTTGTCATATCTGATGCTGCTTTCTCAGTTAAAATaaacacctgtctgtctctctcacagcCCCCGCCTCAGAGCCAGCGAAGGCAGAGCCTCAGACCCGCTCGTCGAACCAGACTCGTTCTCGCTCCCACGAACCAGAAAATGGCCACTCCCATTCCCACCACCGCCGCTTGCAAACTGTCGTGGACGCTGTCGCTCCGGATAACCTCCACCCCACCCGGCTGCGAGGCCAAGACTCAGGGAAACATGCCCTCCGCTCTCCCAAGACCCACAGCCGCACACCTCCTGCACAGATCAGCAGTAGGGTGATGAGGAGCCGAGGTGCCCCTCCACCCCCGGCACTACCCAGCCAGACACCCCCTCACCAGTCCGCAGCCCCCTACCGCAAGCACAAGCAGCGGTCCAAGGAGAGCCAGGGCTACCGGGCCTTAGGCTCTCTGGCAGCTCCGGGACCTGTGGTGGAGAAGGAGCAGGTGAGGGACCTGCCCAGCGTGCTGCTCTACGAGGGGGGGCTGGCGCAAGTAGTGCAGCGGCATGAGCATCATCACCACCACGAACACCATCACCACTACCACCACTTTTACCAGTCCTGAATTTCCACCCTGGAGCCCCAGAAAACCTAGCCAGGCCAGCAGACACTGACTGCTATGAGCTTCCTCCTCAAACACTTTGTAGTGGAGATAGGACAtggggagaagaggaggatcATGGGAGGTGCAGTCCAGTGCTGAGAGCTTATTAACCAGTGTTATAAAGAGGTTGGTCAGACATACAGAAGTTCGGGTATGCAGCAGGAAGGTGATTCAGGGCCACAGTAAGGCCAGGACTGAGGATCATGGCTGGGGCAAGAGAGGAGGcacaggagaggaggatggaTTTAGAAAAAGTTCCTCTCCCCCCCTGGCCCTGAATCCCACTACCTGATGAACTCTATGGCTGCAAACCAGCACCACAACCCTTCCAGACCACTAAGCCAAATGGTTTTTAAAGAGAAGGAGGGACGAGAGGAAGAAAGACTGTGACGTAAAGATGAAAATATATGAAGGAAATATTGGTGATAGGAGAGCAGGGcatagtgtgtatgtgagaatgTGTGCGTGTGGTTGCGTAAagcagtgtgtgaatgtgtgggtgtagcaagagtgtgtgtgtctgtgtgtatgtatgtatgtgagtgtCACGACACTGGTGTCTGTCGAAAACCACTCAAGTGCGCTCCTGGGTGCGTGAGTATTTAAAGTAGGCTGTCAGGCAGGTTTTagaagatgaaaatgaagattATGATTTAAACACGCAATACCCTGTAAGCAAAAGTGGGAAGGAaaattttgaaatgttaaagtttaaaaaaaaagaacagagctCCCAAATCCGCTGCTACCTCTAATTTTATCCTAATTGTTGTTGTAATTGTGACTTTAAGCATTCAGAGGTTATTTTCAAATTACTTCAAGACGTTTTTGAAAGAAGAGAAATCGTGTCACAATCTGCAGTACTGAAGTGTCGAAAAGCTCCTTACTTTTACTaacttttactgtaaataagGTATATATTGTTATCAATTTTATAAGCTTTGTTGATAATGTGATATCTTTGTATTCACtatcttttatgtttgttttccttcacAACTGCATTTTTATAAGACCATGAGGAGCCTCATTTTGACTAGAATATGTACATCTATAGTAGCATCAGACACACCCTCTCTCCCCATCTCACACActccctcattctctctctgtttgaacTTTCTGACCATGTGATCAGATTCACAACTGTGGCTGAATGACTAAAACCCCAACTCTCAACAGTGCTGTTCAGTAGcttgacatcacatcacattacaAGTGTTAATAGAACACAAGCTTATCAATcaatggaaacaaaaagaacaaggaATTATTTGAAGATACATGACTGTAGTGTGAAATAGGATGTTACTTGAGTTTAGTTCAGGTAAACATGGCTGTATATTAATGGCCTTCAGGTAAACTGTTATGCACAGCACTCGTATTATGGTTCTGCATATAGATGAATTCAAAACTCCATCTCTGGTCTTTCATTATTGGTTTCATACAAAATGTAGAATCAGTTTGTtaaccactgaaaaaaaacatactctTTGCAGCTCACATATGTTTCCACATTATTTGAAGTACCAGCTTCAAATAATCTTATGTTTCTTCTTCAAACAGCAATTAACTTTTATAATACTGCCAGTATAAAGCTCTTGTTGAGCTGTGAAACTCTTTTTATTTCAATGTCTAAAATGTCAGCAGTTGAATCACATGTTCTCAGTCCCATGATACACTCAACTAGAGATGGTGTGACCTTGACATCAGAGCAATAGAGTACTCATGTTCTGGCTCAGGCCTTGTGGCATATCTGCATGAATTGAACTCCAAACCCTGAAGCACACGGTGTTACCCCCAGTTAGAGGTTGGTGTATTCATTAATCAGTATGGAGCAGCCCAGTATCATGCCAAAGTGTGTAATACACACACCAATCCACTAGAGGATACCATGTCAGCGTCACCTTTTGCCTCACCTAGGTGTAAAAAGTACACACCTGTATGACTTTCAAAGAGCCTGTCAAGAGGTGCAGTTCAGACGACGTGTATATAAGGTGATaaatttccatatttggaggtggtgggttgggtggaCGGATAGAAtcaaacttgcaaaaaatgcaCTCAGTaaactttgctgcaggagaccactgttcgcttcccgtttccaaccacgagtgtcatgtttccaacagCAActtgggacagttttttaaaaaccgcAACTATGATTGTCGTGGTGTTTACCGTTGCCATGACGAAGAAGGTTGCCTGACTTTAAGGAAGtagctttaaaggtgcagtgtgtagaatttagtggcatttagtgGAACGGACTCGGCAGAAAGTGAGTATattattcataagtatgttttaattagtatataatcacctgaaaataagaactgttgtgtttagaatgagccctttatatcaacagagggagcaggtcctctcccacagagcctgccatgttgcaccatcatgtttctacagtagcctagaatggacaaaccaaacactggcatTAGAGAGgggcttttgtgtttttacaagttTTGCGGCCatcgtaggttctcctacacgcttggaaggggagagtgaggggaggggtattcagttggtcgcaatctgcagcctcactgctagatgccactaaatcacacactggtcctttaatccacaccacatttcaagtgataattttaacccaaactgaTCTTTCCCGAAACCCTAGGCGAGGCAAAACGTGACAATGACACATTGGACCAATGTGTGAATTACATGCTTTGGCATGGTACTGGGTTGTATGGAGTTTGCCCTTTACTAACTGTTAATTATGCAGGGGAATGTTTTACTGAGCACACATGTAATTTTTCACCACCACAATGCTTCAGATTGAAGCAGTTACACATATTCTCACCTGGGAGTTGCCCAGCACCATGGTTTTCTTGACTTACAGACTCTCACTTTCCCTAGCTCGTAGCAGCTCTGTTGTCCAGCCCTCGGCCTGGTCGGGGTCACAAGACTGCTCCCTCTGTTTCCATGGCATCTTCCTGTCCCccagctgtcagcaggtcttTCACCGTGCCGCCATGTGGCCTCAGTCCTCAGCCAACAAGGGTCTGTTTGTGGTGCGGCAGGGCGAGGGCTCTTTCAGCTGTCTCATTCCTCTGGTGCTGGATAACACTGGGCCCAGCCCACAGTCTCCACTAGTCCCATAActcaccactgctgctctcGTGCCAGCACCCGACATGCAGGGCTGTCTGTTCATCCTGTCCCATGATGCTCTAGAGGCGCTGCTATAAACATGCAGATGTTGATGCACCAACATGCTAGAATTTTCAAATTTCTGCATGTGTCACATCTGGTTTAAccagagcagagagaaggagtGAACTGAGAGCTGCAGGTGTGAGGGAGTAAACTATCTTGTGCCAAAATTAAGTTTCTACAGGACTGTTCACTGTTTTTCTCCCTGGTATTTTTGGTAAGCACACATGCTCATTTTCAGCACTTCCCAGCATCACATTTATACATAACCTGCCTTTTGTTCAGTCTTTTGCAAGGTTTTAAGCGCCTTGCTCATCGGCAACCTCCTCCATACAGAGGAAATGATAGTTGTGGATTGTGTGCACTAGACCCCAG includes these proteins:
- the nkd1 gene encoding protein naked cuticle homolog 1 codes for the protein MGKLHSKHAAICKPRESPEGDSFVVNACLARKGIDDWLVKQKYYCTSSRLEQQDCHHKNNCGLTTRESMDEACAERIGDEHYRLEVALPPEKTDSCCVEEKMQERDSQSPAGPQKQLQFEELECAVSVEEDNRQEWTFTLYDFDNNGKVTREDITSLLHTIYEVVDASVNHSPSSSKTLRVKLSVAPDSSQRWRSCTQGAADTSHPREKNDKCIEDPKSADKKTRALLRRHHSDHHTQPGCQRHCVDENLERRNHYLDLAGIENYTSRFGAAPASEPAKAEPQTRSSNQTRSRSHEPENGHSHSHHRRLQTVVDAVAPDNLHPTRLRGQDSGKHALRSPKTHSRTPPAQISSRVMRSRGAPPPPALPSQTPPHQSAAPYRKHKQRSKESQGYRALGSLAAPGPVVEKEQVRDLPSVLLYEGGLAQVVQRHEHHHHHEHHHHYHHFYQS